The following are encoded together in the Neospora caninum Liverpool complete genome, chromosome IV genome:
- a CDS encoding srs domain-containing protein encodes MARRGSMQHRRGGLKSKAGKLMVVCMGGVLLIASGQAGAEKLREGLQHRGLQQQASTTVTPTINGATATCTFPTAVGQQTVAASSGLKLSKESLTAVLQCSGEQGATISTIPPNLGANVCVTNYNGKESDKSCRIEGSTDGAETALKELLGTTRDITWTKKTVNEISKASTPTDWSLELLDSDLPLSEKAFFVGCQQTTGTDKRARQTKSCTVTVNVDARDSAVGANNVVTCAYGKNSNPEPLKVVMTTEKNTLTLHCGSEGSVNPASYETQFCDPQGKDMKNCVRKNYVDILPTFLTSWWTKEHEGSTVKLTIPETDFPESEQQFRLSCVLKDRDATNPESEKVKEDSDGAQAAATASRCNVVVVVKSANFASFASPAAEIAAAAAVTGLFASSL; translated from the coding sequence atggcgaggagaggaagcatgCAGCACCGTCGTGGAGGGCTCAAGTCGAAGGCTGGCAAGCTGATGGTAGTTTGCATGGGTGGAGTTTTGTTGATTGCCAGCGGTCAGGCTGGTGCAGAAAAACTCCGTGAAGGACTTCAACATCGGGGTTTGCAGCAACAAGCTAGCACGACTGTTACACCAACAATCAACGGTGCAACCGCTACATGTACTTTCCCAACGGCAGTCGGACAACAAACCGTCGCAGCTAGTAGTGGCTTGAAGCTCTCAAAAGAAAGCCTGACTGCTGTTTTGCAGTGTTCTGGTGAACAAGGTGCCACAATATCCACGATACCCCCGAATCTGGGGGCGAACGTGTGTGTCACAAACTATAACGGTAAAGAAAGTGACAAGAGCTGCAGGATTGAAGGCAGCACAGACGGCGCAGAAACCGCGCTCAAAGAACTCCTGGGGACAACCCGCGATATCACGTGGACGAAAAAAACTGTCAACGAGATCTCAAAAGCCTCGACCCCCACAGATTGGAGCTTAGAACTACTGGATTCAGATCTGCCTCTATCCGAGaaggccttcttcgtcggctgTCAGCAGACTACCGGGACTGACAAACGTGCACGGCAAACGAAGTCGTGTACTGTAACAGTAAACGTCGACGCGAGAGATTCCGCTGTTGGGGCGAATAACGTGGTAACCTGCGCGTACGGTAAAAACAGCAATCCTGAGCCCCTGAAGGTTGTGATGACAACAGAAAAGAACACCCTCACTCTTCACTGTGGTTCCGAGGGTTCTGTCAACCCCGCGTCATATGAGACTCAGTTTTGCGATCCTCAGGGAAAAGATATGAAAAACTGCGTACGGAAGAATTATGTTGACATTCTTCCGACGTTTCTTACGAGCTGGTGGACAAAGGAGCATGAAGGTAGTACGGTGAAGCTGACGATCCCGGAAACGGACTTTCCTGAATCCGAACAACAGTTTCGTTTGAGTTGCGTTCTCAAAGATCGGGATGCGACAAACCCAGAGAGTGAAAAGGtcaaagaagacagcgatGGTGCACAGGCTGCTGCCACCGCGTCAAGATGCAATGTGGTGGTCGTCGTCAAGTCTGCAAATTTTGCTTCGTTTGCATCGCCCGCTGCGGAAAttgcagctgcagccgctgtGACAGGCCTCTTCGCTAGTTCCCTTTAA
- a CDS encoding srs domain-containing protein has translation MARTGNIQRLHVRLTTKTRKLMAVCIGGVLLLYGGQAVPDQLREGLQNRSLQQQAVALARLTVKGTDAMCELPAPATQDTAPAAGRLTLSSASMIATLQCSGASSASISTVPENLTQHVCDPKQTSNSSTCKFGNSAPATKEVTLKEVLGTTRTIQWTESQQSERNTKGQKWALELDAGDLPLTDKAFVVGCQSTTSGKSPNNNAACKLTVNVEARASSVGDHNVVTCAYGKNSNPKPLEVDMSTENNTLTIQCGTEGSLTPTSYTTDYCISDSTDLEACTKKAFVDILPTFSTSWWDTESQTGSAKLTIPETDFPETEQRLLVGCVPKTKTSQNGEQNDDRLTAKDEPQTQTATPTSCQVLVTVRAASAASYAAPAPTAVIAASGVAVMAAMFVKSL, from the coding sequence ATGGCGAGGACAGGGAACATTCAGCGACTGCATGTACGCTTAACGACGAAGACAAGGAAGTTGATGGCAGTTTGCATCGGTGGAGTATTATTGCTCTATGGTGGACAGGCTGTTCCCGATCAACTGCGTGAAGGACTTCAGAATCGGAGTTTACAGCAGCAAGCGGTGGCGCTTGCCAGGCTTACAGTCAAGGGCACAGATGCGATGTGTGAATTGCCTGCGCCAGCGACACAAGATACCGCCCCAGCTGCTGGTAGGCTGACGCTATCAAGCGCAAGTATGATAGCCACTTTGCAGTGTTCCGGTGCCAGCAGTGCAAGCATATCGACCGTACCGGAAAATCTGACGCAACACGTGTGTGATCCAAAGCAGACCAGCAATTCGTCCACATGTAAGTTTGGGAACAGCGCACCAGCCACCAAAGAGGTCACGCTGAAAGAAGTGCTTGGGACAACGCGCACTATTCAATGGACGGAATCCCAACAGTCAGAAAGGAACACCAAGGGGCAAAAGTGGGCGTTGGAGCTGGACGCGGGAGACCTTCCTTTAACCGACAAGGCGTTCGTCGTCGGGTGCCAATCCACTACCTCTGGCAAGTCACCGAACAACAACGCAGCGTGCAAGCTCACTGTAAatgtggaagcgagagctTCTTCTGTTGGAGACCACAACGTTGTCACCTGTGCGTACGGCAAAAACAGCAACCCTAAACCCTTGGAGGTGGATATGTCAACAGAGAACAATACGCTCACTATTCAGTGTGGAACCGAGGGTTCCCTCACCCCTACAAGCTATACAACTGACTACTGCATCTCTGACAGTACAGACCTGGAAGCATGCACGAAGAAGGCATTTGTTGATATTCTTCCAACATTTTCGACCAGCTGGTGGGATACAGAGTCCCAAACGGGTTCAGCAAAGCTGACAATCCCGGAGACGGACTTTCCTGAAACAGAACAGCGGCTCCTTGTGGGCTGCGTCCCCAAGACGAAAACTTCGCAAAACGGAGAACAAAATGATGATAGGTTGACAGCAAAGGATGAACCTCAGACGCAGACTGCGACACCGACGAGCTGCCAGGTTCTGGTGACTGTCAGGGCCGCCAGCGCTGCTTCATATGCAGCACCCGCTCCAACAGCAGTGATTGCAGCCTCTGGTGTAGCCGTCATGGCAGCCATGTTTGTGAAGTCGTTGTAG
- a CDS encoding srs domain-containing protein produces MVNPGRMQRRRGGLKSQACKLMAVCVGGVLLISSGEAVPDQPREGLLRRNLQDALRRTGTLSGPEIDGQVATCELQPAKGQRDVAAATAALTLSKENLSVTLQCSGNKNAAVPEGLEQVCKATTTAAKVAECKTNNPKEKQITLKTLLGTTRSIQWEKTSSSENQGEEWTLTLQESDLPLADQAFFVGCDENNQKQRVGAQTECKVNVNVKARVSSVGGGNVVTCAYGKDSNPKPLEVEISTENNALTIDCGSRGSLYPTTESHTEYCDPRNKHVQNCTNKFVDILPTFVTSWWTTGPTDNSDKLTIPETDFPETDQQFRLTCVPNESTAPPGAKAGVVGKDGDESSEQAGASTSNCNVIVTVKTSNSTSIASSTAQIAAVAGGAAALTGFLVNSF; encoded by the coding sequence ATGGTGAACCCGGGGAGAATGCAACGACGCCGTGGAGGGTTGAAGTCTCAGGCTTGTAAGCTGATGGCGGTGTGCGTGGGCGGAGTTTTGTTGATCTCCAGCGGAGAGGCAGTGCCAGATCAACCGCGTGAAGGGCTTTTGCGTCGGAATTTGCAAGATGCATTACGTAGGACAGGCACTCTAAGTGGACCGGAAATCGATGGTCAAGTTGCCACATGCGAGTTGCAACCCGCCAAAGGACAACGAGATGTTGCTGCAGCCACTGCGGCTTTGACGCTGTCGAAAGAAAATCTGAGTGTTACTTTGCAGTGTTCGGGTAACAAAAACGCAGCGGTACCAGAAGGTCTGGAGCAAGTTTGTAAGGCAACAACGACGGCCGCAAAAGTGGCAGAGTGCAAAACAAACAACccaaaagaaaaacagatcACGCTGAAAACATTGCTTGGCACAACCCGCAGTATCCAGTGGGAAAAGACCAGCAGCAGCGAAAATCAAGGCGAAGAGTGGACGTTGACGCTTCAGGAGTCCGACCTCCCCTTAGCCGACCAGGCATTCTTCGTTGGGTGTGACGAGAACAATCAGAAGCAACGGGTGGGGGCCCAGACAGAGTGCAAAGTCAACGTCAATGTGAAAGCGAGAGTTTCGTCTGTTGGAGGCGGCAACGTCGTCACCTGCGCATACGGCAAGGACAGCAATCCTAAGCCCTTGGAAGTGGAGATATCAACAGAGAACAACGCGCTGACAATTGATTGTGGCTCCCGGGGCTCGTTGTATCCTACGACAGAGAGCCACACTGAATACTGCGATCCACGAAACAAACACGTGCAGAATTGCACAAACAAGTTTGTGGATATTCTGCCTACGTTCGTGACCAGCTGGTGGACAACGGGGCCAACGGATAATTCTGATAAGCTGACAATTCCGGAGACGGACTTTCCGGAAACAGACCAGCAGTTCCGCCTGACCTGCGTCCCCAACGAGTCTACAGCGCCTCCAGGAGCAAAGGCCGGAGTAGTAGGGAAGGATGGCGATGAGAGCTCTGAACAGGCTGGTGCATCCACATCAAACTGCAATGTGATTGTGACCGTTAAGACATCAAACTCGACTTCGATAGCATCTTCAACTGCGCAAATTGCAGCGGTAGCCGGAGGCGCGGCCGCTCTAACAGGATTCCTCGTGAACTCTTTTTGA
- a CDS encoding srs domain-containing protein → MGKTLQRRRGSNPMDRTWMAACMSGILLFCSGEVVAGQLSEGLQHRRLATKFTTVAPTFQDAVATCDLTQAAAAAAAAAAASLTLSQSSLTATLVCKAATITMIPQSLAKVCDPTQKEEGEECKFAGLASDGKEIALKDLLGTDREVTWTQKQPKAGNTGTWTLQLEDADIPVTDKSFLVGCQDTDPSKNKGSGTTNVCKVAVNVEARASSVGDRNVVTCAYGKNSNPAPLKVEMTTENNTLTLQCGSEGMLHPPKYKTRYCDPEEADLKKCNEKDYTGILPSLVESWWTNVNDGKSSATLTIPETEFPESDQQFRLSCVLNTTDSAGSDDTAKTSKGGANDGLQTVATTSNCNVIVTVRSGSSASSTGQMVATVSGTAALIGLLAGSL, encoded by the coding sequence ATGGGCAAAACTCTTCAGCGGCGTCGAGGGTCGAACCCGATGGACCGCACGTGGATGGCGGCGTGCATGAGTGGAATTTTGTTGTTTTGCAGCGGGGAGGTCGTTGCAGGTCAACTGAGTGAAGGCCTTCAACACCGGCGTTTGGCAACTAAGTTCACGACTGTTGCGCCCACGTTCCAGGATGCGGTCGCCACTTGCGATTTAACACAAGCTGctgccgcagccgctgcggctgctgctgcCTCGCTGACGCTGTCACAATCAAGTCTCACCGCTACGTTGGTATGTAAGGCAGCAACGATCACGATGATACCACAGAGCCTGGCAAAAGTGTGTGACCCAacgcaaaaagaagaaggtgaGGAATGCAAATTCGCTGGCCTCGCCTCCGATGGCAAAGAAATCGCGCTGAAAGACTTGCTTGGAACGGACCGCGAGGTTACGTGGACACAGAAACAACCAAAGGCAGGGAACACAGGAACGTGGACATTGCAGCTGGAGGATGCTGACATTCCTGTAACGGACAAGAGCTTCCTTGTTGGGTGTCAAGACACCGATCCCTCCAAGAACAAGGGTTCCGGTACGACAAATGTGTGCAAGGTCGCGGTGAACGTCGAAGCAAGAGCTTCTTCTGTTGGGGATAGGAACGTCGTCACCTGCGCGTACGGCAAAAACAGCAACCCTGCGCCCCTGAAGGTTGAGATGACAACAGAAAACAACACCCTCACTCTTCAGTGTGGCTCCGAGGGTATGCTCCATCCGCCTAAATATAAAACTCGCTACTGCGACCCTGAGGAAGCAGACTTGAAAAAGTGCAACGAGAAGGATTATACAGGTATTCTTCCCAGCTTGGTGGAGAGCTGGTGGACAAATGTGAACGACGGGAAGAGTTCCGCTACGCTGACAATCCCGGAGACGGAGTTTCCGGAATCAGACCAGCAATTCCGTTTGAGTTGTGTTCTCAACACGACAGATTCTGCGGGATCTGATGATACAGCGAAGACTAGCAAGGGTGGGGCAAACGACGGCTTACAGACGGTTGCGACTACGTCGAACTGCAATGTGATTGTGACTGTCAGGTCAGGAAGCTCTGCGTCGTCAACTGGTCAAATGGTAGCTACA
- a CDS encoding srs domain-containing protein codes for MERTGSMRQRRGGFGSKACKFTAACMSGVLLFCRGEGVAEHLREGLQNRGLEEVRSGATNPILTVQGTTARCELNQNGGQTAQAAATGSLTLSQKNLTAALACVGKSQTAVPEHLANVCQPNGKSAGANQCTFEDNASAGTAVALNKLLGVETDAQWTKVQQAQKTNTTTEKWTLQMREADLPFSDKTFLVGCKDTSSGSSTKNVCKLTVNVEARASSVGDHNVVTCAYGKNSNPKPLEVEMSTENNTLTIQCGTEGSLNPTSYTTDFCISDSTDLEACTKKAFVNILPTFVTSWWATTGNSAKLTIPQTDFPEADQHIVLGCVPTTTASEDPKKAREKEVETVTPASCRVLVTIKSRSSTSYGSSAMQMLAAASGAAAVTGLIVGSL; via the coding sequence ATGGAGAGAACCGGGAGCATGCGGCAACGGCGTGGAGGGTTTGGGTCAAAGGCCTGCAAGTTCACGGCTGCTTGCATGAGTGGAGTCTTGTTGTTCTGCAGGGGAGAGGGCGTTGCAGAACACCTGCGTGAAGGACTTCAGAACAGGGGTTTGGAGGAAGTACGCTCAGGCGCCACAAACCCTATCTTAACAGTCCAGGGCACAACCGCCAGATGCGAGTTAAACCAGAACGGTGGTCAGACAGCTCAGGCTGCAGCTACTGGCTCTTTGACGCTGTCGCAGAAGAATCTCACAGCCGCCCTGGCATGTGTCGGTAAAAGCCAAACAGCGGTTCCAGAGCATCTGGCGAATGTGTGCCAGCCAAATGGCAAGAGTGCAGGAGCAAATCAGTGCACGTTTGAAGACAACGCCTCAGCAGGCACTGCCGTCGCGCTGAACAAGCTACTTGGGGTAGAAACCGACGCTCAATGGACAAAGGTCCAGCAAGCACAAAAAACAAATACCACGACAGAGAAGTGGACGTTGCAAATGAGGGAAGCAGATCTTCCTTTTTCCGACAAAACCTTCCTCGTTGGGTGCAAAGACACTTCTTCGGGATCCAGTACTAAAAACGTGTGCAAACTCACTGTAAatgtggaagcgagagctTCTTCTGTTGGAGACCACAACGTTGTCACCTGTGCGTACGGCAAAAACAGCAACCCTAAACCCTTGGAGGTGGAGATGTCAACAGAGAACAATACGCTCACTATTCAGTGTGGAACCGAGGGTTCCCTCAATCCTACAAGCTACACAACTGACTTCTGCATCTCTGACAGTACAGACCTGGAAGCATGCACGAAGAAGGCATTTGTAAATATTCTTCCTACTTTTGTAACTAGCTGGTGGGCGACGACGGGTAATTCCGCTAAGCTGACAATTCCCCAGACAGACTTTCCGGAAGCTGACCAGCACATCGTTTTGGGCTGCGTCCCGACCACTACTGCTTCGGAAGACCCCAAGAAagccagagaaaaggaagtaGAAACTGTTACACCAGCGAGTTGCCGTGTGCTGGTGACTATCAAGTCCAGAAGCTCTACTTCGTATGGATCATCGGCTATGCAAATGTTGGCAGCGGCCTCGGGAGCGGCCGCAGTGACAGGGCTCATTGTTGGCTCCTTGTAA